One window of the Anaeromyxobacter dehalogenans 2CP-C genome contains the following:
- a CDS encoding LutC/YkgG family protein produces the protein MDSREEILAALRRAAPPDPGLPSEPVRGTPYADLALQLAEAVRAVGGAFQRVPDAAALREGVAALAARLEARRVVSRVPEAGAGTAGAAEVADPHQLEGVDLAVIPGRFAVAENGAVWVAGEDLGHRAVFVIAQHLALVVPAAEIVNDLHEAYARIRFDGPGFGLFVAGPSKTADIEQALVIGAHGARSCTVFLVG, from the coding sequence GTGGATAGCCGCGAGGAGATCCTGGCCGCGCTCCGCCGCGCCGCGCCGCCGGATCCCGGGCTCCCCTCCGAGCCGGTGCGCGGCACGCCCTACGCCGACCTGGCGCTCCAGCTCGCCGAGGCGGTGCGGGCGGTGGGCGGCGCCTTCCAGCGGGTGCCGGACGCGGCCGCCCTGCGCGAGGGCGTGGCGGCGCTCGCGGCGCGGCTCGAGGCGCGCCGGGTGGTGTCGCGGGTCCCGGAGGCGGGCGCGGGGACGGCGGGCGCGGCGGAGGTGGCCGACCCGCACCAGCTCGAGGGCGTGGACCTGGCGGTGATCCCGGGGCGCTTCGCGGTGGCCGAGAACGGCGCGGTGTGGGTCGCCGGCGAGGACCTCGGCCACCGGGCGGTGTTCGTGATCGCCCAGCACCTCGCGCTGGTGGTGCCCGCCGCGGAGATCGTGAACGACCTGCACGAGGCCTACGCGCGGATCCGCTTCGACGGCCCGGGCTTCGGCCTGTTCGTGGCCGGGCCGTCCAAGACCGCCGACATCGAGCAGGCGCTCGTGATCGGCGCGCACGGCGCGCGCTCCTGCACGGTGTTCCTGGTGGGCTGA
- a CDS encoding (Fe-S)-binding protein, which produces MKVALFVPCYVDQLHPQVAHATVRVLERLGVEVVFPEEQTCCGQPMANAGFAADAAPLARHFLEVFGGFDHVVAPSGSCVSMVRNHYGAFLSGAPGFDRLRRGTWELCEFLTDVLKVGELPGRYPHKVGLHQSCHGLRELGLGSPSERMEPRFSKVGLLLSRLQGIELVSLSRPDECCGFGGTFAVAEEAVSCLMGRDRLADHLAAGAEEVTGTDVSCLMHLDGLARRTRLPLRFRHVAEILAEATA; this is translated from the coding sequence GTGAAGGTCGCGCTGTTCGTGCCGTGCTACGTGGACCAGCTCCACCCGCAGGTCGCCCACGCGACGGTGCGGGTGCTGGAGCGGCTCGGCGTCGAGGTCGTGTTCCCCGAGGAGCAGACCTGCTGCGGCCAGCCCATGGCGAACGCCGGCTTCGCCGCCGACGCCGCGCCGCTGGCCCGGCACTTCCTCGAGGTGTTCGGCGGCTTCGACCACGTGGTGGCGCCGTCCGGGAGCTGCGTCTCGATGGTCCGCAACCACTACGGCGCGTTCCTGTCCGGCGCCCCGGGCTTCGACCGGCTGCGGCGCGGGACCTGGGAGCTGTGCGAGTTCCTCACCGACGTGCTGAAGGTGGGCGAGCTGCCGGGCCGGTACCCGCACAAGGTCGGGCTGCACCAGAGCTGCCACGGGCTGCGCGAGCTCGGCCTGGGCAGCCCGAGCGAGCGGATGGAGCCGCGCTTCAGCAAGGTCGGCCTGCTCCTCTCGCGGCTGCAGGGGATCGAGCTCGTGTCGCTCTCGCGGCCCGACGAGTGCTGCGGGTTCGGCGGCACGTTCGCGGTGGCCGAGGAGGCCGTCTCCTGCCTGATGGGGCGCGACCGGCTGGCCGACCACCTGGCGGCCGGGGCGGAGGAGGTGACCGGCACCGACGTCTCGTGCCTCATGCACCTCGACGGCCTGGCGCGCCGCACCCGGCTGCCGCTCCGGTTCCGGCACGTGGCGGAGATCCTGGCGGAGGCGACCGCGTGA
- a CDS encoding esterase/lipase family protein produces the protein MAPRHHVLLVPGFFGFANLGDFTYFGHVRDLLAEIGPAHGLDGEIRVVRTAPTATLRKRAALLAEDVARVLDGPGGEVSVVGHSSGGLDVRLLLSPEVSLPTDADVERCARAVRSVVTVSAPHYGTPVAHFFNNLLGQQVLKILSLATMYTLRAGRLPAGAALRLAAFLRRPAAPPSGVVEQLFSELLADFSGERRREIEDFFASLGDDQDLVTQIGPAAMDVFNATTEDRPGVRYGCVISRARPPGLRSVLAAGLSPYAQATHAMYVGLYRIASGTPLDREPPLSIVQARPLRLAYGRIPGARANDGMVPTRSQVWGDVIRAVWADHLDVIGHFAQPRHVPPHFDWLASGTGFTRGQFEETWRAVAAYLGGGPRRGRAGGR, from the coding sequence GTGGCCCCGCGTCACCACGTCCTGCTCGTCCCGGGGTTCTTCGGGTTCGCCAACCTGGGCGACTTCACCTACTTCGGCCACGTGCGCGACCTGCTCGCCGAGATCGGCCCGGCGCACGGCCTCGACGGCGAGATCCGCGTCGTCCGCACCGCGCCCACCGCCACGCTCCGCAAGCGCGCCGCCCTGCTCGCGGAGGACGTCGCGCGCGTCCTGGACGGGCCTGGCGGCGAGGTGAGCGTGGTGGGCCACTCCAGCGGCGGGCTGGACGTGCGGCTGCTGCTCAGCCCGGAGGTGTCGCTCCCCACCGACGCCGACGTGGAGCGGTGCGCGCGCGCGGTGCGGTCGGTGGTGACCGTGTCCGCGCCGCACTACGGCACGCCGGTGGCGCACTTCTTCAACAACCTGCTCGGCCAGCAGGTCCTGAAGATCCTGTCCCTCGCCACCATGTACACGCTCCGCGCCGGGCGGCTGCCCGCGGGCGCCGCGCTCCGGCTGGCGGCGTTCCTGCGGCGGCCGGCGGCGCCGCCGAGCGGCGTGGTGGAGCAGCTGTTCTCGGAGCTGCTGGCGGACTTCTCCGGCGAGCGCCGGCGCGAGATCGAGGACTTCTTCGCCAGCCTCGGCGACGACCAGGACCTGGTCACGCAGATCGGCCCGGCCGCCATGGACGTGTTCAACGCCACCACCGAGGACCGCCCCGGCGTGCGCTACGGGTGCGTGATCTCCCGCGCGCGGCCGCCCGGCCTCCGCTCGGTGCTGGCGGCGGGCCTGAGCCCGTACGCGCAGGCCACCCACGCCATGTACGTCGGCCTCTACCGCATCGCCTCCGGGACGCCGCTCGACCGCGAGCCGCCGCTGTCCATCGTGCAGGCGCGGCCGCTCCGCCTCGCGTACGGGCGCATCCCGGGCGCGCGCGCCAACGACGGCATGGTCCCGACGCGCAGCCAGGTCTGGGGCGACGTGATCCGGGCGGTCTGGGCCGACCACCTCGACGTCATCGGCCACTTCGCGCAGCCCCGCCACGTCCCGCCGCACTTCGACTGGCTGGCCTCGGGGACCGGCTTCACGCGCGGCCAGTTCGAGGAGACCTGGCGCGCGGTGGCGGCGTACCTGGGCGGCGGCCCGCGGCGGGGGCGCGCCGGCGGCCGCTGA
- a CDS encoding lactate utilization protein B — MTGHAERAARFAADEPRAHWHDQALWFVRLKRDRMAAAVPEWEALRERAAAVKAHARARLADYLEQFEREATRRGLRVHWARDADEHNAIVHRILSERGVTRVVKSKSMLTEECHLNPYLAARGIEVVDTDLGERIVQLAGEPPSHIVLPAIHKKKEEIGELFHRTLGTAAGASDPTYLTQAARAHLREKFLAAQAGLTGVNFAIAETGGIVVCTNEGNADMGTHLPPLHVACMGVEKIVPRLADLSVFLRLLARSATGQPVTTYTTHFHAPRPGGELHVVIVDNGRSRLLAEEGFRGALACIRCGACMNTCPVFRRSGGYSYAWTIPGPIGSVLAPGRDPVAHGSLPFASSLCGSCDAVCPVKIPLHDQLLARRREVVRAGGQPLAKRLAMRVGGWVLRHRALYEVAGRLARLALRRLPRALLYGRWNAWGRQRELPAAPAESFRDAWRRTRGDGRG; from the coding sequence GTGACCGGCCACGCCGAGCGCGCCGCGCGCTTCGCGGCCGACGAGCCGCGCGCCCACTGGCACGACCAGGCGCTCTGGTTCGTGCGCCTGAAGCGCGACCGCATGGCCGCGGCGGTGCCGGAGTGGGAGGCGCTGCGCGAGCGCGCCGCCGCCGTGAAGGCGCACGCCCGCGCCCGGCTGGCCGACTACCTCGAGCAGTTCGAGCGCGAGGCCACCCGCCGCGGCCTCCGGGTGCACTGGGCCCGAGACGCCGACGAGCACAACGCGATCGTGCACCGGATCCTCTCCGAGCGCGGCGTCACCCGGGTGGTGAAGTCGAAGTCGATGCTCACCGAGGAGTGCCACCTCAACCCCTACCTGGCGGCGCGCGGCATCGAGGTGGTGGACACCGACCTGGGCGAGCGGATCGTGCAGCTCGCCGGCGAGCCGCCCTCGCACATCGTGCTGCCCGCCATCCACAAGAAGAAGGAGGAGATCGGCGAGCTGTTCCACCGCACCCTCGGCACCGCGGCCGGCGCCTCGGATCCCACCTACCTCACGCAGGCCGCCCGCGCGCACCTGCGCGAGAAGTTCCTGGCGGCCCAGGCCGGCCTCACCGGCGTGAACTTCGCGATCGCGGAGACCGGCGGGATCGTGGTGTGCACGAACGAGGGCAACGCCGACATGGGCACGCACCTGCCCCCGCTCCACGTCGCCTGCATGGGCGTCGAGAAGATCGTCCCGCGGCTCGCCGACCTCTCGGTGTTCCTGCGCCTGCTGGCGCGCTCCGCCACCGGCCAGCCGGTGACGACCTACACCACCCACTTCCACGCGCCGCGCCCGGGCGGCGAGCTGCACGTGGTGATCGTGGACAACGGCCGCTCGCGCCTGCTCGCGGAGGAGGGATTCCGCGGCGCGCTGGCCTGCATCCGCTGCGGCGCGTGCATGAACACCTGCCCGGTGTTCCGGCGCAGCGGCGGGTACAGCTACGCCTGGACCATCCCGGGCCCCATCGGCTCGGTGCTCGCCCCCGGGCGCGACCCGGTCGCGCACGGCTCGCTGCCGTTCGCCTCCAGCCTGTGCGGCTCCTGCGACGCGGTCTGCCCGGTGAAGATCCCGCTCCACGACCAGCTCCTGGCCCGGCGCCGCGAGGTGGTCCGCGCCGGCGGCCAGCCGCTCGCGAAGCGCCTGGCGATGCGGGTCGGCGGGTGGGTCCTCCGGCACCGCGCGCTGTACGAGGTGGCCGGGCGCCTGGCGCGCCTCGCGCTCCGGCGCCTCCCGCGCGCGCTGCTCTACGGCCGCTGGAACGCGTGGGGGCGGCAGCGCGAGCTGCCGGCGGCGCCGGCAGAGAGCTTCCGCGACGCCTGGCGCCGCACCCGGGGAGACGGCCGTGGATAG
- a CDS encoding L-lactate permease, which yields MSWTQTYTPVAGSLIGSALVAALPVVALLGALAFFHVKAHWAALVGLALALGIAIGVYGMPASMAGAAALNGAAFGLLPIGWIVLNAIFVYDITVRTGKFEVVKETIAGLASDRRIQVLLIGFSFGAFIEGAAGFGTPVAISAAMLIGLGFKPLPAAGLALIGNTAPVAYGALGTPIITLAKVTGLNELALSAMAGRQLPLFSLIVPFWLVWAMSGFRGMVEVWPACLVAGLFFAVPQFVVSNFYGPSLVDIVAAAGSLLAVYLLLKVWQPRSVWRFHDERDGDAALAGARKSVGAAAARRGPTGAEALVAWLPWIILSVFVFAWGLPSVKSWMNGLFNPTWEVPFLHNLVHKAPPVSKALAPEAAKYSLNLLSATGTGLLLSGVVSGLLLKLGPGDLLRTYLGTLKRVRFSLLTIAAMLALGFTTRFSGSDSTMGLAFASTGHLFPFFSPLLGWLGVALTGSDTSSNVLFGNLQVVSAQQIGMNPILAAASNSSGGVMGKMIDAQSIVVASVATGQHGHEGAILRYVFWHSLVLACLVGVVVFLQAYVFPWMVPIPH from the coding sequence ATGAGCTGGACCCAGACGTACACCCCCGTCGCCGGAAGCCTGATCGGCTCGGCCCTGGTCGCCGCCCTCCCGGTGGTCGCGCTGCTCGGCGCGCTCGCCTTCTTCCACGTGAAGGCCCACTGGGCCGCGCTCGTCGGCCTGGCGCTGGCGCTCGGGATCGCGATCGGCGTCTACGGCATGCCCGCGTCGATGGCCGGCGCCGCCGCGCTGAACGGCGCCGCGTTCGGGCTGCTGCCGATCGGCTGGATCGTGCTGAACGCGATCTTCGTCTACGACATCACCGTGCGGACCGGGAAGTTCGAGGTGGTGAAGGAGACCATCGCCGGCCTCGCCTCCGACCGGCGCATCCAGGTGCTGCTCATCGGCTTCTCGTTCGGCGCGTTCATCGAGGGCGCCGCCGGGTTCGGGACGCCGGTCGCCATCAGCGCCGCCATGCTCATCGGCCTGGGCTTCAAGCCGCTCCCTGCGGCCGGGCTGGCGCTCATCGGCAACACCGCGCCGGTGGCGTACGGCGCCCTCGGCACGCCCATCATCACGCTCGCCAAGGTGACCGGCCTGAACGAGCTGGCGCTGTCGGCCATGGCCGGCCGCCAGCTCCCGCTGTTCTCGCTCATCGTCCCGTTCTGGCTGGTGTGGGCCATGTCGGGCTTCCGCGGCATGGTCGAGGTCTGGCCGGCCTGCCTGGTCGCCGGCCTGTTCTTCGCGGTCCCGCAGTTCGTGGTCTCCAACTTCTACGGCCCCTCGCTGGTGGACATCGTGGCCGCGGCGGGGTCGCTGCTCGCCGTGTACCTGCTGCTCAAGGTCTGGCAGCCCCGGTCGGTGTGGCGCTTCCACGACGAGCGCGACGGCGACGCGGCCCTGGCCGGCGCCCGGAAGTCGGTCGGCGCCGCCGCCGCGCGCCGGGGGCCCACCGGCGCGGAGGCCCTGGTGGCGTGGCTCCCCTGGATCATCCTCTCGGTGTTCGTGTTCGCGTGGGGGCTGCCGTCGGTGAAGAGCTGGATGAACGGCCTCTTCAACCCGACCTGGGAGGTGCCGTTCCTGCACAACCTGGTGCACAAGGCGCCCCCGGTCTCGAAGGCGCTCGCGCCCGAGGCGGCCAAGTACAGCCTGAACCTGCTCTCGGCCACCGGCACCGGCCTGCTGCTCTCCGGCGTGGTCTCCGGCCTCCTGCTGAAGCTCGGCCCGGGCGACCTGCTCCGCACCTACCTCGGCACGCTGAAGCGCGTGCGCTTCTCGCTCCTCACCATCGCGGCCATGCTGGCGCTCGGGTTCACCACCCGCTTCTCGGGCTCCGACTCGACCATGGGCCTCGCGTTCGCGTCCACCGGCCACCTGTTCCCGTTCTTCTCGCCGCTGCTCGGCTGGCTGGGCGTGGCGCTCACCGGCTCCGACACCTCGTCCAACGTGCTGTTCGGCAACCTGCAGGTGGTGAGCGCGCAGCAGATCGGCATGAACCCGATCCTGGCGGCGGCCTCCAACAGCTCGGGCGGCGTGATGGGCAAGATGATCGACGCGCAGAGCATCGTGGTCGCGTCGGTCGCGACCGGTCAGCACGGGCACGAGGGGGCCATCCTCCGCTACGTGTTCTGGCACTCGCTCGTGCTCGCCTGCCTGGTGGGCGTGGTGGTGTTCCTCCAGGCCTACGTGTTCCCCTGGATGGTGCCGATCCCGCACTAG